The sequence below is a genomic window from Halolamina litorea.
GTAGCGTGTGCGGTATGGAGCGCGTGATGCCCGACCAAAGCACTAGCAACCGGCCCCATGGACACACGACGCCGCATGCGAGAATCAGGTACTAATCGAGGCCGTATGGGACCGACGCCGCCGGGTCGACCGCCTACCGATGTTGACGACCGACTGTCTATCGCCGCTGACGACAGCCTATCGACGCCGACGTGCCGGATACAGCCAAGCGTGTACCGTACTCAACGGGTAGAACTGCTCGGGCGGAAAACGAAGGAAACCGACGGGGCTGTGACCTCAGACGATGGAGACCCACTGTTCCCGAACGATCCAGAACAGGGAGATGTAGGCGGCGTAGCCGAGCGAGAGCAGGCCTGCCGCGATCGCGGCCTTCGGCCGTTCCAGTTCGAGGTCGTTGCGTGCCTCCACCAGTCGGGACTCGAACTCGAAGAAGTCCGTCAGCACCGTCCCGGTGACGAGCACGGATATCACCATCCCCGAGTGCGGGTGGACGATCATGTACAGGAACGAGGCGGCGACCGCCAGCGCCGAGACGACGACGTGGGGGACCGAGCGACTCAGCGACTCGGCACCATCGTCGACGGCGCGCTCGTGGCTACTGTACTCGAAGTGTCGCGTCACGAGGCTCAGGACGATGAACGCCAGAATCGCGTAGGGCAACTCCCCGGCGACCGATTCGAGCGCCCCGACCGGGACGGCGAACTGCAGTGGGCTCATATACTCCCACATCGGCACAGGACGGTTTAGTGCTTTTCCAATTCCGCGCGCCCCCCCGCCAGCGGCCGGAGCGCGGTGAACCCATCGACGACGGCCATGCCGACCCGGTCCCCCGGCGCGACATCGCCGTGTTCGGCCCCGTCGACGTACAACGACACCGCGCCCTCGTCGCGTTCGACGGTCAGTGAGAGCGGGCCGGGGACCACCCACGGGCTGGCCCGTGTCGAGAACGGGGAGACGGGGACGACCGAGAGGCCGCCGCCGGGGGCGACCACTGGGCCCCCGGCCGCACGACCGTACGCCGCCGAACCGAGCGGCGCGGAGACGACGATACCGTCGGCACGCACGTCGAACAGCCGCTCGTCTTCGACGGCGAGGGCGTACTCCGAGATCCGTGCCGGCTCGGCGGTCATGAGCGTGGCGTCGAACACGCCGCGGGTGACCGGCTCACCATCGACTGTCACCTCGAAGACGGGGTGAGAGACGGTCCGGTAGTCGCCGTCGGCCAGCGCCGCGCCGGCGGCCAGGAGCCCGTCACGGTCGGTCCCGTATCGGCCGTCGTCGACGCCGACGACGAGCACGGGCGTCGACGTGTCGGACAGCGCCGCGTCCCCGACCGCCGCGTCGTCGAGGGCGACGATGGCGTCGGCGTCCTCGTCGGCGTCGACGGTCTCGAGCGGGCCGAGGTCCGCGTCCGGGGCGCCGTGTAGGCTGACCCGACTGATCGGCGGCGACTGCGTCATGCTCGTTCGTCCGACGGCGCGGGTAAAAAACAGCCGTGGTCCGGCGCTACTCGAAGTCGTAGGGCCAGCCGCCGGTCTTCTTCATCCCGATCGCTTGGTCCTCCTGTTTCAGGTAGTCAGCCATCGTCTCTGGCTCCTCGTGAGGGATCTCCACGCTGCCGTCGGCGACTTCCACGACCAGTTCGGTGAGCAGGATCGACTGCTCGCGCAGCGTGCGGGCCTCGAGCTTGTCGAGCGTGTCGGCGCTGGTGTGGCCCCAGCCCCGACCGGCGCTCTCGGACTTGCTCGACACCATGTACCCCGGGACGCCCCAGCGGACGAACGGCCAGTGGTCGGAGTGGGGGACCGTCCGTGGAACCGTGGCGATCGGGTGGTCGAAGCGCTCGGCGACCCGCCCGGCGGCCGCGTCGAGTTCGTCGAAGCGGTGGGTGGTGAGTTCGAGCGTCCGGTCGCCCATGTTGGAGTCGACGTTGACGATGGCCTTGATCGCCTCCAGGTCCGCGTTCTCGGCCTCGACCTCGGAGCCGACCAAGCCGACCTCCTCGGCGCCGTAGGCGATACACTTCACGCGGGTGTCCAGTTCGTCCTCACGGGCGGCCAGTGCCTTGGCGACCTCGACGATGGTCGCGGTCCCGGCGCCGTTGTCACGCGCGCCCTCGGCGATGTCGTGGGCGTCGACGTGGCTCGAGAGGATGACGTACTCCTCGGTGTCGGGGCCGAGTTCGGCCACCGCGTTCCCCGACTCGGCGTCGGGCGTCTCACAGTCGACGGAGACGGTCACGTCGGCGCCGTCGAACCGGCGCGCGAGTCGGGCACCGGTTTCGGACGACACGCCGACCGCGGGGATGTCGCCGATGGGGCCACCATCGCTGCCGCCGACGCTCCCCGTGGGGGGAAGCTGACCGGGGACGTGGTTCGCGTAGACGAACGCCGCCGCGCCGCCCTCGACGGCGTAGTGGTACTTCTCCGTCCGATGGATGTACCGGTCGAAGTAGCTCGGTACGTCGGAGGTGACGAGGACGACCTTCCCTTCCACGTCGGCGCGCTCGAAGTCCTCGGGGAGGCCCGCACCGAGGTCGATCAGTTCGGCGCTCACGTCGCCGGCGGGGCTGCGCGGGAGTCCGATCGACTCCTCGATCGTCTCGGGGGTCGTGACGGAGCTGTCGCCCCGGACCCAGCCCTGGAGGTCGAACGTCTCGACACGAGCGTCGCGGGCGCCGGCGTCGGCGAGCGCGTCGCGTGTCGCTTCGAGACCCGCCATCTCGCCGGGCTGGCCCGCCATGCGGTTGCCGATGTCGACCAGCGTCTCGAGGTGGTCCCAGCCGGCGTCGCTTCGGAACGTCTCCGCGATCCAGTCTGCCATGGGCTCCCAAACGGGGCGGGACAGTTACCACCTATTGACTCCGGCCGGGTTCGCCGGTTCTCCGGCGGCGGAGCTATGGGGCTCCCGGTCGAAGCCCGCCCATGACCGAAATCGCCGTCGTCGGTGCCGGGTTGGCCGGGCTTGTCGCCGCCCGCCGACTCGCCGACGCGGGCCACGACGTGACGCTGTTCGAGGAACGCGAGACCGTCGGCGGCCGGGTCCGGACCCGGGAGGTCGAGGGGTTCACCTGCGACCGCGGCTTTCAGGTGCTGTTCGACGCGTACCCGGCGGTTCAGGAGGAACTTGACCTCGCCGCCCTCTCCCTGCGAGCGTTCGCCCCCGGCGGCACCATCTGCCGTCCGGACAGCCGATCGACCCTCTCCGACCCGTTCCGTGACCTCGGGTCGCTCCTCCCCTCGGCGTTCTCCCGGGAGGTCACGCTGGGGGACAAACTCCGGACGCTCCGCCTCCGTCGGGGGCTGACCCGGGGTGACTGGCCCGAGTTCGGCACCCCGGACCGCTCGATCCGGGCGCTCCTGCAGGACGAGGGGTTCTCCGAGGAGTTCGTCGAGAACTTCGCGGCGCCGCTGTACGGCGGGATCACGCTCGACCGCTCGCTGGCGACCTCCGCGAACGTCTTCGAGTACACGTTCCGTGCGATGTCGCTCGGACGCATCGTCGTCCCCGCCGAGGGGATGGCGGCGATCCCCGAGCAGTTGGCCGAACGCGCCCGCGATTCCGGGGTTGAAGTACTGACCGGCGTCGGCGTCGACGCCGTCGACGCGGCGGACGACAGGGTGCATCTCGACACGGAGGACGGTTCCGTCGAGGCCGACGCTGTGGTCGTCGCCGCCGACCCGCCGACCGCGAAGCGGCTCACCGGCGTCGACTCGATTCCGACCGAGGGTGCCGGCGTCGTTACGCAGCATTACCGACTCCCCGGACCAGCGCTCGACGCCGGTACCCGGATCATGCTCAACGCCGGGGACGCGCGGCCCAACACCGTCGCCCAGCTTACCGCTGTCGCGCCGGAGTACGGCGACGGGAGCGACGATCAACTGCTCGTCGCGTCGTTCGTCGACGAGGGGGCACAGGACCGTTCGTCGGGCGACCTCGCGAGTGACACCCGCGAAGCGCTCGCCTCGTGGTACCCCGAGCGTGACGTGACGGGGCTGGAACCGATCGCGACCGACCGTATCCCGTTCGCGCAGTTCGCTCAGCCGCCGGGAGCCCACGCACGACTGCCCGACACCCGTGACCCCGCGGGACCAGTCTACCTCGCCGGCGACTACACCCAGTGGTCCTCGATCCAGGGGGCCTTGCAGAGCGGCCGAGTCGCCGCCGAAGCCGTCGACGCCGATCAGTCGGACTGACTCCCCCGTTTCGCTGGACGGGGACGCCGGTGTTTATGTGGGGCCCGACCCAGCCTTCCCGCATGACTGACGCGCTGGCGGACAAACGCACTGCGAGCCGCTTTCGCATCCTCGCCGAGATCGCCGACCGCCAGCCGGCGGTGAGTCAGGGCGAGATCGCCGACGCCGTCGGCGTCACGAGTCAGGCGGTCAGCGAGTACATCCGTGAACTGGTCGACGACGGCCTCGTCGAGAAGGAGGGCCGCTCGCGCTACCGCGTGACCAAGGAGGGCGTGGATTGGCTGTTCCGCGAAGCTAAATCGCTCCGGCGGTACGTCGACCACGTCACCGACGACGTACTGGAGAGCCTGCAGGAGGACGCCGCCGTCGCCGTCGAAGCGATCGAAGCCGGCGAACCGGTCTCGCTCTCGCTCCAAAACGGACTGCTCCACGCGACGCCCGGCGACGAGGGGCCGGCGACTGGTGTAGCGACTACCGACGCGGAGGCCGGCACCGACGTCGGCGTGACGGGGTTCGAGGGCGTGATCGACATGGCACCCGGCACCGTCACGGTGTTTCAGGTGCCGCCGGTCCGGGCCGGCGGGAGCCGCGGCGTCGACGAGGCGGCGCTGGCGGAACTCTGTTCGGCGGCTGACCTCGTCCTCGCCAGCGGGGTCGAAGCAGTCGTCACGCTCCGCGGGATCGACCACCCGCCGGCCGTCGCTGCCGCCGCCGGCGAGGTGGCCGCGGAGGCGGCCGGGCGCGGGCAGGAGGTCGTCGTCGCCGTCACCCGCGACGAGGTCGGTCGCGTCACCGACGCGCTCCGCGACGGCGAGACGGAGTACGTCGTCGAGGGGAACTGACTCACTCGATCCGGAGGTCGCCGTCCGCGTCGCCCTCGGCACCCTCGTGCCACTCGATCTCCAACTCGATGCTCTTCTCGGGGTTGTCGGGGTGGCCCTCGCGCTCGACTTTTACCTCGAACTCCGCTCGCTCCGGCGGGTCGATCGCTACCGACTCAGTCGCGGAACTGAGGGTTACCTCCCCGCCTGCTGCGAGGGAGTCAGCGACGCTGTGCAGGTATTCGGCGATCTCCTCACGGCTCCGAACGCTCTCGGATTTGAACAGGACTGTCTCGGGCATACACGATTAATTGGGCGCCAGACGACATAAATCCGCGCCGGGGTGCTCAGTCGGCGTGCTCCTTCGCGGTGCTGTAGGCCTCCTGAAGCCGCTGGAACTCCTCCTGACTGCCGCCGTGGTCCGGGTGGACCTCCTTGACCTGGTCGCGATACGCCGCGCTGACCGCCTCGGCGTCGGCGTCGCGCCCGAGTCCGAGCGTGTCGAAGGCGTCGTCGATGGGGTTCTCACGCTCCCTGCTCGCCCAGGGGTCGCGGTCCGCCCGTCGGCTTCGACTCCGACTCCGCCCCCGGTCCCGCCCCGACGCTGTCCGTCGGTCGGCGTCGATACCGAGGTCGAACGGGAGGAGGCGGCCGATCATCGACCCCGGCATCTCGTACTCACAGAGCACCACGTGCGTCTCGCCGTCTGCCAGTCGGAGGTACGCCCGCGGGTCGAACGTGATCGCTACGTCCCGGTCGGGGAGGTAGAACGCCACCCGCGTGGTGCCGAGTCCGTAGTCCTCGAGGAACGGCTCGTCGGCGCGCCGGAACACCGCCCGGATCTCGGCACGTTGGCGCTCGGCGGCGCCGACACGGCGACCGCTGGAGTCGGGTTCGGGGTCGGGAATGTAGCGCTCCCCGAGGACGAACACCACAGCGATCACGACCGACGCAGCTACCCCCAACAGGAGCCCGGACAGGAGCCACGACGGCAGGGTCGAGAGCACGCGCGCGTCTTGGGGCGGCATCCTCTTCAACGCCCCGCCGGGGTGACCGGGACCCGAACTACCTTTGTGGTTCCGTGTCAACCCCTCGTCGTGACAACCTACGACATCGAGCGGTACCTCAACATCCGGAGCGCGTACGGTGGCTCGTTCGCCCCCGACGGCGAGCGGCTGGCGTTCCTGATGAACACGACCGGTACCGCACAGGTCTGGACCGTCGACGGGCCCGGCGAGTGGCCCGTTCAGCGAACGTTCTACGACGACCGGGTGACGTTCGTCGACTACTCCCCCGAGCGCGAGGAACTCGCGTTCGGCAAGGACCAGGGCGGCGACGAGCGCGCCCAACTCTACACGCTGAACACCGAGACCGGCGAGATCACCAACCGGACCCGCAGAGCCGGCGCCAAACACCGCTGGGGCGGCTGGGACAGCGACGGCGAGCGCTTCGCGTTCGCCTCGAACCGCCGGGACCACGAGGTGTTCGACATCTACGTCCAGGACCGCGACGGCACCGGTGACGACGCCGAACTGGTCCACGAAGGGGAGGGCTGGCTCAGCCTCTCGGGCTGGTCGCCCGAGGACGACCGGCTGATCGTCCACGAGGCCCACTCCAGCTTCGACCACGACGTACACGTCCTCGACGTGACCGACGGCGGCATCAGCCACGTCACGCCCCACGACGGCCGCGCCCGGTTCAGCAGCGTCGAGTGGGGGCCGGACGGCAACTCGCTGTACCTGGTCACCGATCACAACTCCGATACGCTCCAACTCGAACGGCTCGACCTCTCTACCGGCGGCTTCACCGTCGTCGAGGACGGTGGCGAGTGGAACGTCGACGGCGTCTCCATCGACGAGGAGAGCCGCCGGGTCGCGTACTCGCGCAACGTCGACGGCTACACCGCCCTCACGGTCGGGGAACTCGTCGACGCCGACCGGATCGACCCCAACGAGTCACCCTCGTTCCCGGAGGGCGTCATCGGCGGCGTCTCGTGGGGCCCCGACGGCGAGCGCTACGCCACAACCGTCACGGCCAGCAGCGACAACGCCAACGTCCACGTCGCCGACGCCCGCACCGGCGAGAGCGCACGCTGGACGAACGCCGCGACGGCGGGTATCCCACGGGACACGTTCGTCGAGCCCCAACTGGTCCACGTCCCCAGCTTCGACGGTCGGGAGGTCCCCGGCTTCTTCTCGGTACCGGAGGACGCCGAGGGCGAAGTGCCGGTCATCGTCGACATCCACGGCGGCCCCGAGAGCCAGCGACGGCCCTCCTTCAGCACCGTCAAGCAGTACTTCCTCAACAACGGCTACGCGGTGTTCGAGCCCAACGTCCGGGGCTCCTCGGGCTACGGCAAGGAGTACGCGAGCCTCGACGACGTTCGCAACCGGATGGACTCGGTGAAGGACCTGAAAGCCGGCGTCGAGTGGCTGCAGGAACACCCCGACGCCGACGCCGACCGCATCGTCGCCTACGGCGGCTCCTACGGCGGCTTCATGGTGCTCTCGGCGATGACGGAGTACCCGGACCTCTGGGCGGCGGGCGTCGACGTGGTCGGCATCGCCAACTTCGTCACGTTCCTCGAGAACACCAGCGACTGGCGGCGCTCGCTCCGCGAGGCCGAGTACGGCAGCCTCGAGGACGACCGGGAGTTCCTCGAGGAGATATCGCCGTCGAACAACATCGAGCACATCGCGGCGCCGCTGTTCGTCCTCCACGGCGAGAACGACCCGCGCGTGCCCGTCAGCGAGGCCGAACAGATCGTCGAGGACGCCCGCGAGCAGGGCGTCCCCGTCCGGAAACTGATCTTCCCCGACGAGGGCCACGGCTTCTCCAAACTGGAGAACCGTATCGAGGCCTACTCCGCGGTCGTGGAGTTCCTCGACGAACACGTGTAGGCCCACCGCGGGCAGCCACACGCCGGGGGTTTCCCTGCGAACGTGGTCGCTACCTTTCCCCTTCGAGCCCCTAGCGTCGGCTATGAGCCACGACCACCCCAACGAGATGACCGACGAAGAGCGAATCGCGTTCCTCGGTGCGGGCGGAACGGGCGTCCTCTCACTGAACACCCAGCGCGGCCCACCCCACTCGGTACCGGTGTCCTACGGCTACGACAGCTCGACCGGGGCGTTCTACTTCCGGCTCGCGGTCGCTCCCGACAGCAGGAAGGGTGACCTCGCGGGCCGGCCGGCGACGTTCGTGACCTATGGACAGGCAGATGATCGCTGGCAGAGCGTCGTCGTTCAGGGGGAACTAGAGGACACGACCGAGGGGTCGATCGCGATCGAGACCCTCGAAGGACTCCGCGGCGTCGACCTCCAGTACGTCGACATCTTCGGCGAACCGCTCCGGACGGTCGAGTTCGAGTTCTACCGCCTCACGCCGGATACCGTCGGGGCGCGTCGCGAGTCGTACACGGAGGCGTAGGCCCGACGACCCCGGCCCCGAACCGAGGGCCGATCGCCAGCCGCGACAGTAGTGTAGTGCGGTATACACATCGGGAAACGGTTAAGTTCGTGTCGGGAACTTATCCGGGAGAGATGCTCGAAGACGGACTTTCTTACCCCATTAGCGGGGACAGCGCGGCGGGTCGTATCGTGATCGGTGGACTGCTCGGGTTCGCCAGCGTACTGGTGATCCCCGCGTTCGCCCTGCTTGGCTACCTGGTCTGGGTGCTCGGCGGCGCCGCTCGCGGCGAAGAGGAGCCCCCAGCCTTCGAGGACTGGGGCGACATGATCGTCGACGGCCTCAAGGCGACGGCCGTGACGATCGTCTACGGGATCGTCCCGTTCGCGCTGGTGTTCCTCAGTGTCTTCGTCATCGGTGCCGGCGGCGCCTCCGGCAGCGACGCCGGGATGAGTATCCTCGGTGGAATCGGCCTGATCGGCATCCTCGTGAGCATCCTCGCGATGTTCATCCTCTACTACCTGATCCCGGCCGCGCTGACCAACATGGCCCTCGAGGGCGAGTTCGGGGCGGCCTTCGACTTCGGGACGATCAAGCAGGCGGTGCTCTCGGCCGACTACCTCGTCGCGTGGCTGATCCCGTTCGTGCTCGCGGCGGTGATGAACGTCGTCGTGTTCTTCCTCGCGGTGACCATCGTCGGCCTCATCGTGGTGCCGTTCATCCAGTTCTACGTGCAGGTCGCGGCGTTCTACATGTTCGGCGCGGCGTTCGGCAAGGTCGTCGGCGTCGAGGGGACGAACACCGGCGAGTTCGACGGCACCGTCGCCTGACGCTCGCTCTCCCGCCCAACCCTTCTCAATTCGTTTCGAACACAACTGTTCCCGCGGCCAGATCGCCGAGGCACTGGCCGCGGTCGGTGAGGACGCCCATCGTGGCGCCGACGAGCACCGTAGCGGCGACGCCGAGACAGATTCCCAGCAACAGGCCGTCGAGGATCACCGCGCCGGCACGTTGACCCAACGTCGTGCCCTCGGTGTCGAGTCGCGGGGGCGGTCAGTCCGCCCCTCCTTCGACCCGTCGACGCGCCGTCAGTGGTCGTGCTCCTGACCGGCGCCGACTTCGGGGTCGTGGTGGGCGTACTCCCCCGGTTGTTCCTCGAAGGCGCGCTTGCAACTCCGCGAACAGAAGTAGTAGCGGTCGCCGTCGTGGGTCACGCTGGGGCCGTCGTCGTCGACCCGCATGCCACAGACCGGATCGCGGAACTGTCCGGGCGCACCGAGGCCGCGACGGTAGACCGCCGCGAGGAAACCGACGAGGCCGAACGCGAGCAGGTTCAGGGCGAGGGTGTAGTCCACCTCGAAGTAGGTCTGCTCGCTCGCGGTCTCACCGCCGGCGAGGTCCGGGACGACCCCGAGCGCGTCGAACAGCAACTCCATCAGGAACCCCGTGAACGCCATCGTGACGAAGAACACGCCGAGAACGTACAGCATGACCTTCCAGCCGTAGTACTTCCGGTAGACGTTCAACACGGGCACCGTGATGAGGTCGGCGTAGACGAACGCGATCACCCCCGCGAAGCTGATCCCGCCGCCCCAGAGCGCGACCGCGAAGGGGACGTTCCCCATGCTGCCCACGAAGCTGAGGACGGCGATAGCGACGCCCATGGTCGCGTTCTCGGCCGTGGCGAACAGCCCGTCGCCGCCGAGAAACAGCGCGTTCCAGACCGACTGGGGGACGAACACGATCACGAACCCCGAGATGAGGAAGCCGGCGATCACGTCGGTCCAGATCATCGACCACTCCTTTCGGAACTGGTTGGCGACCTTGTACCACCCGCCCCACGACCGAAGCTCCTCGCGCCAGCCGCCGGTGCCCGCCGTCCGCTGTCTGTACGTCTCCAGACAGCCCTCCGAACAGAACTGCAGGGTCTCGCCGCCGTCGGTGGTGAGAGTGTGCTCCGGGCTCCCCTCCATCCCACAGGTGGGGTCCTCGTCGACGCCCGCCGCGCGGTCACGCTCGTTCAGGCGTTCGCGGACCTCCTCGAAGTGGCTCTCGGGGAGTGTGAGGTGGACCAGCAGCGCCATCACCGCGATCAGCACCAGCCCGCCGAGCAGTTCGGCGACGAGGAACTCCCACCCCAACAGGAGCAGGATCATCAGCCCGAGTTCGACGATCAGGTTCGTCGATGCGAACATGAACGCGAGCACGTTCACGACCGCCGCGCCCTTCTTGAACAGCCCCTTCGCGATGGCGACGGCGCCGAAGCTACAGCCGCTGCTGACCGCACCGAACACCGTCGCCTTCGTGAGGCCCTCGAAGTCACCCTCCCCCAGCACGTCGGCCATCCGCTCTTTCGAGACGAACGTCTGGACGAGGCTGGTCACGGTCAGCCCCATGACGATCGCCCACGCCGCTGTCCAGAGGAAGCCGACGCCGATCCGTAGGGACTCGATCACGCCGTCGACGAGCGCGCCCATACGTACAACGACGGCTACATCGACTATTGCGGTTACCCTTACAGAACCGAGCCGGGGGGGAATCGCGTCGCCCTCGAGAAGTCTCCCCGGTGACACCCACCGCAATCCGTTGGTTTTCGGGAATCCCGGCGCCGGGTGCGGCGGCGCGAGCCACTCCTCGACCGACGGAACGAACTCGCCCCGCCGGTGGCACTTTGGTTCCCAAAGTTCTCTCCGTTCTGGCTCCACGTTCGAAAGGAATCGACGGTACAGAGTCGATGTATTCGAGTAACAACCGTATTGATTTGGGAGGCCCTATTTTCGCACGGTGAAACACTGTGTCTCAGAACAACGATAGCCGGACGGTGGGTGTGATCCTCCTGGTCGCCCTCGCGGTCTTCTTCCTGCTCCCCCTGTTGTTCATGGGGTTCGGGATGATGGGAACCGGGATGATGGGCGGCACCTGGGGCGGCCACATGTGGGGTGACGGCCAGACCAGCGGCTGGTTCCCCCTCGCAGGCATCGCCATGCAACTGCTGTTCCTGCTGGTCGTCGTCGGTGGCGGCTACCTCCTCTACCGGGGTCTCACCGACGACGACGGGAGTGACCCGGCGATGGAGGAACTCCGCTCGGCGTACGCTCGCGGGGAACTGAGCGATGAAGAGTACGAACAGCGCCGCGACGCGCTGACACGCGACCGACGCGACTGATCTGTGGGCCGCCCTTCGTGTCGGGCGGCTGATTCACTCTGCCCGTGCCTTCGTCAGGTTCTCGACGGTCCCGCCGCAGTCCGGGCAGACGGCGAGCCGGTCTTCGCTTGTGTGGTGCTGGAGACAGTCCACACATTCGTACAGTTTCGTTCCGGTTCCACCTCCGTTCCGACTACCAATGGGAGACATGTGTTACCGATTGTCGTGCAGAAGCTTGAATCCTTCGCCGACCCGAACTCTCGCCGGCACGGGGGACCCGTTAGAGTGAAACCGACGCCGGGCGAACGGCCTCCTTATGAGTGCAGACTCCGAGCAACGGACCATCCGCTGTCTCGTCGCCAAGGTGGGCCTGGACGGCCACGACCGCGGCGCACACGTGATCGCGCGGGCGTTCCGCGACGCCGGCTTCGAAGTGATCTACTCGGGGCTCCACCGCGCGCCCGAAGAGATCGTGCAGGCCGCCGTACAGGAGGACGTCGACGTGCTGGGCATCTCGATCCTCTCGGGCGCCCACAACACGCTCGTCCCCAAGGTTATCGAGGGGCTGAAGGAGTACGACGCGTTCGAGGACACCCTGATCCTCGTCGGCGGCATCATCCCCGACGAGGACAAGGAGACGCTGCTCGATCTGGGGGTCGCGGAGGTCTTCGGCCCCGGGACGCCGATGGAGGAGACCGTCGAGTTCGTCCGCGAGAACGCCCCCGAGCGATGAACGCGGCCGCGGAGACCGAACTGGTCGAGGAACTGCTCGCGGGGAAACACCGCGCGCTCGCCCGGGTCATCTCGAAAGTCGAGGACCGCGAGCCGGGCTACCGAGACATCGTTTCGGCGCTCCACGAGCACACCGGGACCGCCGACGTGATCGGCGTCACCGGCTCCCCCGGGGCGGGGAAGTCGACGCTCGTCGACAAGCTTGCGGCCCACTACCGCGAGCGCGGG
It includes:
- a CDS encoding DUF7313 family protein encodes the protein MSPLQFAVPVGALESVAGELPYAILAFIVLSLVTRHFEYSSHERAVDDGAESLSRSVPHVVVSALAVAASFLYMIVHPHSGMVISVLVTGTVLTDFFEFESRLVEARNDLELERPKAAIAAGLLSLGYAAYISLFWIVREQWVSIV
- a CDS encoding M28 family peptidase, with the protein product MADWIAETFRSDAGWDHLETLVDIGNRMAGQPGEMAGLEATRDALADAGARDARVETFDLQGWVRGDSSVTTPETIEESIGLPRSPAGDVSAELIDLGAGLPEDFERADVEGKVVLVTSDVPSYFDRYIHRTEKYHYAVEGGAAAFVYANHVPGQLPPTGSVGGSDGGPIGDIPAVGVSSETGARLARRFDGADVTVSVDCETPDAESGNAVAELGPDTEEYVILSSHVDAHDIAEGARDNGAGTATIVEVAKALAAREDELDTRVKCIAYGAEEVGLVGSEVEAENADLEAIKAIVNVDSNMGDRTLELTTHRFDELDAAAGRVAERFDHPIATVPRTVPHSDHWPFVRWGVPGYMVSSKSESAGRGWGHTSADTLDKLEARTLREQSILLTELVVEVADGSVEIPHEEPETMADYLKQEDQAIGMKKTGGWPYDFE
- a CDS encoding NAD(P)/FAD-dependent oxidoreductase gives rise to the protein MTEIAVVGAGLAGLVAARRLADAGHDVTLFEERETVGGRVRTREVEGFTCDRGFQVLFDAYPAVQEELDLAALSLRAFAPGGTICRPDSRSTLSDPFRDLGSLLPSAFSREVTLGDKLRTLRLRRGLTRGDWPEFGTPDRSIRALLQDEGFSEEFVENFAAPLYGGITLDRSLATSANVFEYTFRAMSLGRIVVPAEGMAAIPEQLAERARDSGVEVLTGVGVDAVDAADDRVHLDTEDGSVEADAVVVAADPPTAKRLTGVDSIPTEGAGVVTQHYRLPGPALDAGTRIMLNAGDARPNTVAQLTAVAPEYGDGSDDQLLVASFVDEGAQDRSSGDLASDTREALASWYPERDVTGLEPIATDRIPFAQFAQPPGAHARLPDTRDPAGPVYLAGDYTQWSSIQGALQSGRVAAEAVDADQSD
- a CDS encoding MarR family transcriptional regulator → MTDALADKRTASRFRILAEIADRQPAVSQGEIADAVGVTSQAVSEYIRELVDDGLVEKEGRSRYRVTKEGVDWLFREAKSLRRYVDHVTDDVLESLQEDAAVAVEAIEAGEPVSLSLQNGLLHATPGDEGPATGVATTDAEAGTDVGVTGFEGVIDMAPGTVTVFQVPPVRAGGSRGVDEAALAELCSAADLVLASGVEAVVTLRGIDHPPAVAAAAGEVAAEAAGRGQEVVVAVTRDEVGRVTDALRDGETEYVVEGN
- a CDS encoding amphi-Trp domain-containing protein, which translates into the protein MPETVLFKSESVRSREEIAEYLHSVADSLAAGGEVTLSSATESVAIDPPERAEFEVKVEREGHPDNPEKSIELEIEWHEGAEGDADGDLRIE
- a CDS encoding J domain-containing protein, with amino-acid sequence MPPQDARVLSTLPSWLLSGLLLGVAASVVIAVVFVLGERYIPDPEPDSSGRRVGAAERQRAEIRAVFRRADEPFLEDYGLGTTRVAFYLPDRDVAITFDPRAYLRLADGETHVVLCEYEMPGSMIGRLLPFDLGIDADRRTASGRDRGRSRSRSRRADRDPWASRERENPIDDAFDTLGLGRDADAEAVSAAYRDQVKEVHPDHGGSQEEFQRLQEAYSTAKEHAD
- a CDS encoding S9 family peptidase; its protein translation is MTTYDIERYLNIRSAYGGSFAPDGERLAFLMNTTGTAQVWTVDGPGEWPVQRTFYDDRVTFVDYSPEREELAFGKDQGGDERAQLYTLNTETGEITNRTRRAGAKHRWGGWDSDGERFAFASNRRDHEVFDIYVQDRDGTGDDAELVHEGEGWLSLSGWSPEDDRLIVHEAHSSFDHDVHVLDVTDGGISHVTPHDGRARFSSVEWGPDGNSLYLVTDHNSDTLQLERLDLSTGGFTVVEDGGEWNVDGVSIDEESRRVAYSRNVDGYTALTVGELVDADRIDPNESPSFPEGVIGGVSWGPDGERYATTVTASSDNANVHVADARTGESARWTNAATAGIPRDTFVEPQLVHVPSFDGREVPGFFSVPEDAEGEVPVIVDIHGGPESQRRPSFSTVKQYFLNNGYAVFEPNVRGSSGYGKEYASLDDVRNRMDSVKDLKAGVEWLQEHPDADADRIVAYGGSYGGFMVLSAMTEYPDLWAAGVDVVGIANFVTFLENTSDWRRSLREAEYGSLEDDREFLEEISPSNNIEHIAAPLFVLHGENDPRVPVSEAEQIVEDAREQGVPVRKLIFPDEGHGFSKLENRIEAYSAVVEFLDEHV
- a CDS encoding pyridoxamine 5'-phosphate oxidase family protein; this translates as MSHDHPNEMTDEERIAFLGAGGTGVLSLNTQRGPPHSVPVSYGYDSSTGAFYFRLAVAPDSRKGDLAGRPATFVTYGQADDRWQSVVVQGELEDTTEGSIAIETLEGLRGVDLQYVDIFGEPLRTVEFEFYRLTPDTVGARRESYTEA
- a CDS encoding DUF4013 domain-containing protein, whose protein sequence is MLEDGLSYPISGDSAAGRIVIGGLLGFASVLVIPAFALLGYLVWVLGGAARGEEEPPAFEDWGDMIVDGLKATAVTIVYGIVPFALVFLSVFVIGAGGASGSDAGMSILGGIGLIGILVSILAMFILYYLIPAALTNMALEGEFGAAFDFGTIKQAVLSADYLVAWLIPFVLAAVMNVVVFFLAVTIVGLIVVPFIQFYVQVAAFYMFGAAFGKVVGVEGTNTGEFDGTVA